The following proteins are encoded in a genomic region of Lutra lutra chromosome 16, mLutLut1.2, whole genome shotgun sequence:
- the ELP5 gene encoding elongator complex protein 5 isoform X2, with amino-acid sequence MESVLALGGLVLLRDSVEWEGRSLLKALIKKSALCGERVHILGCEVSEDEFREGFDASVNSRLIYHDLFRDPLNWSGEALPGGPLEALQAMCKRTDPGPVTIALDSLSWLLLHLPCPALCQALCALSQQHSRPGGSSPVEPVRVLGLLHEELHGPGPLGALSSLAQAEVTLSGTMGQASAHILSWRPQQRPARQVDPTAHVTFNLHLSESERAAKDSLTLPFQFSSEKQQALLHPGPRQATGRIFYEPDAYDDLDQEDPDDDLDV; translated from the exons ATGGAGTCGGTGCTGGCTCTGGGCGGGCTGGTGCTGCTGCGTG ACTCCGTGGAGTGGGAGGGGCGCAGTCTCTTGAAGGCGCTGATCAAGAAGTCTGCACTGTG TGGGGAGCGGGTCCACATCCTGGGCTGCGAAGTGAGCGAGGACGAGTTCCGTGAAGGTTTTGACGCCAGTGTCAACAGCCG GCTGATTTACCATGACCTCTTCAGAGATCCTCTCAACTGGTCTGGGGAGGCCCTTCCGGGGGGACCCCTGGAAGCCTTGCAAGCCATGTGCAAGAGGACGGATCCTGGTCCTGTCACCATCGCTCTTGATTCCCTGAGCTGGCTGCTGCTGCACCTTCCCTGTCCCGCACTCTGCCAGGCCCTCTGTGCCCTCAGCCAGCAGCACTCCCGCCCTG GTGGCAGCTCCCCAGTAGAGCCTGTGCGAGTGCTCGGCCTGCTGCACGAAGAGCTCCATGGCCCAGGCCCGCTGGGAGCCCTGAGCAGCCTGGCCCAGGCTGAAGTGACCCTGAGTGGGACCATGGGCCAGGCTTCGGCCCACATCCTCTCTTGGAGGCCCCAACAGCGCCCAGCCCGTCAG GTGGACCCCACAGCTCACGTGACTTTCAACCTGCACCTGTCCGAGAGCGAGCGAGCAGCCAAAGACAGCCTGACGTTGCCCTTCCAGTTCAGCTCTGAAAA aCAGCAGGCTCTGCTGCACCCTGGACCCAGGCAGGCCACCGGCCGCATCTTCTATGAGCCAGATGCATACGACGACCTGGACCAGGAAGACCCAGATGATGACCTGGATGTCTGA
- the CLDN7 gene encoding claudin-7 codes for MANSGLQLLGFAMALLGWVALVACTAIPQWQMSSYAGDNIITAQAMYKGLWMECITQSTGLMSCKSYDSVLALSAALQATRALMVVSLVLGFLAMFVATMGMKCTNCGGDDKVKKARIATTGGIIFIVAGLAALVACSWYGHQIVTDFYNPLVPMNLKYEFGPAIFIGWAGSALVILGGALLSCSCPGSEDKTGYRAPRSYPKPNSAKEYV; via the exons ATGGCCAATTCGGGCCTGCAGCTGCTGGGCTTCGCCATGGCCCTGCTGGGCTGGGTGGCCCTGGTGGCGTGCACCGCCATCCCGCAGTGGCAGATGAGTTCGTACGCGGGCGACAATATCATCACGGCCCAGGCCATGTACAAGGGGCTGTGGATGGAGTGCATCACGCAGAGCACCGGCCTCATGAGCTGCAAATCGTACGACTCGGTGCTCGCCCTGTCCG CGGCCCTGCAGGCCACCCGAGCCCTGATGGTGGTATCCCTGGTGCTGGGCTTCCTGGCCATGTTCGTGGCCACCATGGGCATGAAGTGCACCAACTGCGGGGGAGACGACAAAGTGAAGAAAGCCCGGATAGCCACGACCGGAGGGATCATTTTCATCGTGGCAG GTCTTGCTGCCCTGGTAGCGTGTTCCTGGTATGGCCACCAGATTGTCACCGACTTTTATAACCCACTGGTTCCCATGAATCTTAA GTACGAGTTTGGTCCTGCCATCTTCATTGGCTGGGCAGGGTCTGCTCTGGTCATCCTGGGAGGtgccctcctctcctgctcctgtcCTGGGAGTGAGGACAAAACTGGGTACCGTGCACCCCGCTCCTACCCTAAGCCTAACTCTGCCAAGGAGTACGTGTGA
- the ELP5 gene encoding elongator complex protein 5 isoform X1: protein MESVLALGGLVLLRDSVEWEGRSLLKALIKKSALCGERVHILGCEVSEDEFREGFDASVNSRLIYHDLFRDPLNWSGEALPGGPLEALQAMCKRTDPGPVTIALDSLSWLLLHLPCPALCQALCALSQQHSRPGGSSPVEPVRVLGLLHEELHGPGPLGALSSLAQAEVTLSGTMGQASAHILSWRPQQRPARQTQWFSILPDFSLNLQGGPPLESQPDPEPHTPPVDPTAHVTFNLHLSESERAAKDSLTLPFQFSSEKQQALLHPGPRQATGRIFYEPDAYDDLDQEDPDDDLDV, encoded by the exons ATGGAGTCGGTGCTGGCTCTGGGCGGGCTGGTGCTGCTGCGTG ACTCCGTGGAGTGGGAGGGGCGCAGTCTCTTGAAGGCGCTGATCAAGAAGTCTGCACTGTG TGGGGAGCGGGTCCACATCCTGGGCTGCGAAGTGAGCGAGGACGAGTTCCGTGAAGGTTTTGACGCCAGTGTCAACAGCCG GCTGATTTACCATGACCTCTTCAGAGATCCTCTCAACTGGTCTGGGGAGGCCCTTCCGGGGGGACCCCTGGAAGCCTTGCAAGCCATGTGCAAGAGGACGGATCCTGGTCCTGTCACCATCGCTCTTGATTCCCTGAGCTGGCTGCTGCTGCACCTTCCCTGTCCCGCACTCTGCCAGGCCCTCTGTGCCCTCAGCCAGCAGCACTCCCGCCCTG GTGGCAGCTCCCCAGTAGAGCCTGTGCGAGTGCTCGGCCTGCTGCACGAAGAGCTCCATGGCCCAGGCCCGCTGGGAGCCCTGAGCAGCCTGGCCCAGGCTGAAGTGACCCTGAGTGGGACCATGGGCCAGGCTTCGGCCCACATCCTCTCTTGGAGGCCCCAACAGCGCCCAGCCCGTCAG ACCCAGTGGTTCTCCATCCTGCCTGACTTCAGCCTGAACCTCCAGGGAGGACCCCCGCTGGAGTCCCAGCCCGACCCAGAGCCTCACACACCCCCG GTGGACCCCACAGCTCACGTGACTTTCAACCTGCACCTGTCCGAGAGCGAGCGAGCAGCCAAAGACAGCCTGACGTTGCCCTTCCAGTTCAGCTCTGAAAA aCAGCAGGCTCTGCTGCACCCTGGACCCAGGCAGGCCACCGGCCGCATCTTCTATGAGCCAGATGCATACGACGACCTGGACCAGGAAGACCCAGATGATGACCTGGATGTCTGA